In Candidatus Oleimmundimicrobium sp., one genomic interval encodes:
- a CDS encoding hydrogenase iron-sulfur subunit produces MTKRDFKPKITVFCCEHSGLLSADMAIESGFVYPERVRVIKVPCSGKIEIIHIMRALEEGDGVVIYACHKEACQFLRGNLRAEARLAYIKNILKEIGIEEERVQMHYLAPSNGAKFTQTLSTFYEDLKSLGLNTGRAEE; encoded by the coding sequence TTGACGAAGAGAGATTTTAAGCCAAAAATAACCGTTTTTTGTTGTGAGCACTCTGGATTACTATCGGCTGATATGGCAATTGAGTCTGGGTTTGTTTATCCGGAGAGAGTGCGCGTGATAAAGGTTCCATGCTCAGGAAAGATTGAAATCATTCACATCATGAGGGCATTGGAAGAAGGCGATGGTGTTGTGATTTATGCTTGTCACAAAGAAGCCTGTCAATTTTTGAGGGGAAACTTAAGAGCTGAAGCAAGGTTAGCTTATATAAAAAATATTTTGAAAGAAATTGGTATTGAAGAAGAAAGGGTACAGATGCATTACTTGGCCCCTTCCAATGGGGCTAAGTTTACACAAACACTGTCTACTTTTTATGAAGATTTAAAAAGTTTGGGGCTCAATACCGGGAGGGCGGAAGAATGA
- a CDS encoding methylenetetrahydrofolate reductase C-terminal domain-containing protein, with amino-acid sequence MIVGERKPIQEILNMIAEHNKILIAGCGTCAAICMAGGDKEVSILASTIKMARNKEGKPIEILEHIPLRQCEWEFVDELKDKIESCDAVLSMACGIGVQTIVERFPKAIVYPAVNTTFLGLPEEQGVWSERCGACGNCVLDKTGGICPIVRCSKSLLNGPCGGSKDGKCEIDPEVDCAWQLIYDRLKTLGKLDNLAEILPPKDWSTGRDGGPRKIIREDMKL; translated from the coding sequence ATGATTGTTGGAGAAAGAAAGCCGATACAAGAAATTCTTAATATGATTGCTGAACATAACAAAATTCTTATTGCCGGATGCGGTACCTGTGCTGCTATCTGTATGGCAGGTGGCGATAAAGAGGTAAGCATTCTTGCGTCAACCATAAAAATGGCGAGAAATAAGGAAGGAAAGCCAATTGAAATATTGGAACACATACCTCTTCGCCAGTGTGAGTGGGAATTTGTCGACGAGTTAAAAGATAAAATTGAATCTTGTGATGCTGTTCTCTCGATGGCTTGTGGAATTGGCGTCCAGACTATTGTAGAACGTTTTCCAAAAGCTATTGTGTATCCTGCTGTTAATACTACCTTTTTAGGTTTACCCGAGGAACAAGGGGTTTGGTCTGAACGGTGTGGGGCTTGTGGTAATTGCGTACTCGATAAAACCGGTGGAATTTGCCCCATCGTTAGATGTTCAAAAAGCTTATTAAATGGTCCCTGTGGTGGCTCTAAGGACGGAAAATGTGAAATTGACCCCGAGGTAGACTGTGCTTGGCAGCTTATTTACGATAGGTTGAAAACGCTTGGGAAACTCGATAATTTAGCTGAGATATTGCCGCCAAAAGATTGGTCAACCGGTCGAGATGGCGGACCAAGAAAGATTATAAGGGAGGATATGAAGCTGTGA
- a CDS encoding methylenetetrahydrofolate reductase produces MKSGSNLEKILSAGNFAVTAELGPPKSADAEVVYKKADSLKGCADAVNITDCQTAIVRMSSIAVGSMLVSRGIEPIVQMTCRDRNRIAIQSDILGASALGVKNLLCLTGDHQKFGNHPQSKNVFDLDSIQLIKMVKDMRDEKKFQCGEELKVEPRFFIGAAENPFSDPFEFRALRLAKKVDAGIDFVQTQIVYNVEKFSKWMEMVRELGLHEKVFILAGVAPLKSAGMAKYMKNNVPGMDVPDKIVERMTAAGKEKAKEEGVNICVDIINQVKEIKGVAGVHIMAIEWEEIVPEIVAKAGFLPRP; encoded by the coding sequence GTGAAATCGGGAAGTAATCTTGAGAAAATTTTAAGTGCTGGAAATTTTGCGGTGACCGCCGAGCTTGGGCCTCCCAAAAGCGCTGATGCTGAAGTTGTTTACAAGAAAGCTGATAGTTTAAAAGGTTGTGCCGACGCGGTAAATATAACCGATTGCCAGACGGCGATAGTTCGAATGTCATCAATTGCTGTCGGAAGCATGTTAGTATCGAGGGGTATCGAACCAATAGTCCAAATGACCTGCCGGGACAGGAACCGCATTGCGATACAGAGCGACATTTTGGGCGCTTCGGCTTTAGGGGTAAAGAATCTTCTCTGTCTCACCGGGGACCATCAAAAATTTGGCAATCATCCCCAGTCAAAAAATGTCTTTGATTTAGATTCTATTCAACTTATTAAGATGGTTAAGGATATGAGGGACGAAAAGAAATTTCAATGCGGGGAAGAGTTGAAAGTGGAGCCTCGTTTCTTTATAGGGGCGGCCGAGAATCCATTTTCCGATCCCTTTGAATTTAGAGCGCTACGTCTTGCAAAGAAAGTCGACGCCGGAATCGACTTTGTTCAGACGCAAATTGTTTATAACGTTGAAAAGTTTTCAAAGTGGATGGAAATGGTTCGGGAGCTTGGCCTCCACGAGAAAGTTTTTATACTTGCCGGAGTGGCTCCTTTGAAATCTGCAGGTATGGCTAAATATATGAAGAACAATGTGCCGGGGATGGATGTTCCCGACAAAATTGTTGAGCGGATGACCGCTGCCGGAAAAGAAAAAGCTAAAGAAGAAGGCGTAAACATTTGCGTAGATATTATCAATCAAGTTAAAGAGATAAAAGGTGTGGCGGGCGTACACATTATGGCTATTGAGTGGGAAGAGATTGTGCCGGAGATAGTTGCGAAGGCGGGGTTTTTGCCAAGGCCTTAA
- a CDS encoding 4Fe-4S dicluster domain-containing protein: protein MREIAKIDTTFAEQIKNECGENVYSCYQCKKCTLGCPTAYAMRYKPHQLIEAIQLGQKDLVLKDQSIWLCLSCQTCMARCPQNLDFVKVADAARIIAQREGFKIPVPEIAAFNSSFLSLVERFGRIYEIGLVMLIKLKTKQIMKDMAMGLPLFFKGKFSFLPHKVENISAVRRIFRNTKELEQK from the coding sequence ATGAGAGAAATAGCAAAAATAGATACAACATTTGCAGAACAAATAAAAAATGAGTGTGGCGAGAATGTTTATTCTTGTTATCAATGCAAGAAATGTACGCTTGGGTGTCCTACAGCTTATGCTATGAGATATAAACCACATCAGCTAATTGAGGCTATCCAATTGGGACAGAAGGATTTGGTCTTGAAGGACCAGTCGATATGGCTTTGTCTTTCGTGTCAAACGTGCATGGCGCGCTGTCCTCAAAATCTTGATTTTGTTAAGGTGGCCGATGCTGCAAGGATAATAGCGCAACGTGAAGGATTTAAGATACCGGTACCTGAAATAGCTGCTTTTAACAGTTCTTTCCTTTCTCTCGTGGAGCGGTTTGGGCGTATTTATGAAATTGGTTTGGTAATGTTAATTAAGTTAAAAACTAAACAGATTATGAAAGATATGGCAATGGGGTTGCCTCTATTTTTTAAGGGTAAGTTTAGCTTTTTACCTCACAAGGTCGAAAATATAAGTGCAGTACGAAGAATTTTTAGAAATACGAAAGAATTGGAGCAGAAATGA
- a CDS encoding CoB--CoM heterodisulfide reductase iron-sulfur subunit B family protein, which translates to MKYGLYPGCSYRGTAREFGESIDATCSALNLDVKELEDWVCCGASSAHNTSHLLATVLPLHTLISAREAGFEKLLAPCIACAWRLKTAIKEIETDEKLRMKAEKVIGKKYEGGIDVFNIVEFFTKEIKLEKIKKAVKKPLKDLRVVCYYGCMLTRPPKIANFDVVEDPRSLDNIMKILGAESLDWPYKTECCGVSFALSRTDVVIKLCHDLLEEIKKLEVDMVVVACPLCQTNLDTRQKEIEKKYNTKYGIPIVYFTQLMGLALGKTPEDVGLKRLTVNPFPVLKKKGIL; encoded by the coding sequence ATGAAATATGGTTTATATCCCGGTTGTTCATATAGGGGGACGGCTAGGGAGTTTGGAGAATCGATAGATGCCACTTGCAGCGCGCTTAATCTCGATGTGAAAGAACTCGAGGATTGGGTTTGCTGTGGGGCGTCTTCCGCTCACAATACTTCACACCTGCTGGCGACGGTTTTACCTTTACACACTTTAATTTCTGCTCGCGAAGCTGGCTTCGAGAAATTATTGGCGCCGTGTATTGCTTGCGCCTGGCGACTTAAGACTGCCATCAAAGAGATTGAAACGGATGAAAAGTTGAGAATGAAAGCTGAAAAAGTTATTGGCAAGAAATATGAAGGCGGGATCGATGTTTTTAATATAGTCGAATTTTTTACAAAAGAAATTAAGCTGGAAAAGATAAAAAAAGCAGTAAAGAAACCATTAAAAGATTTAAGGGTCGTTTGCTATTACGGGTGTATGCTTACTCGGCCTCCAAAAATTGCTAATTTTGATGTGGTTGAAGACCCCCGGAGTCTTGACAATATAATGAAAATTTTAGGGGCAGAAAGTTTAGATTGGCCGTATAAAACGGAGTGTTGCGGGGTAAGCTTTGCCTTGAGCAGAACGGATGTTGTTATTAAACTCTGTCATGATTTATTAGAGGAGATAAAGAAGCTTGAAGTGGATATGGTTGTTGTAGCTTGTCCTCTTTGTCAAACAAATCTTGACACGAGACAAAAGGAGATTGAAAAGAAATATAATACCAAATACGGCATACCTATAGTGTATTTTACTCAACTCATGGGCCTTGCGTTGGGGAAAACCCCCGAAGATGTTGGTTTAAAACGTCTTACGGTTAATCCTTTCCCGGTCCTAAAAAAGAAGGGAATTTTATAG
- a CDS encoding AAA family ATPase — protein sequence MKIAVTGKGGVGKTTIAGALARLYNDKGYKVLAVDADPDANLASAIIGASRLREKIVPISYMKKLIEERTGAKLGTMGSFFKINPKVDDIPEKVGVKFLGIRLLVLGGVEKGGSGCICPESALLRSLMRNLLFERDEVVVMDMEAGIEHLGRGTAESVDAFIVVVEPGLRSIETAKSIRSLAKDIGIKKVFLVVNKVRDGEKKRIEEKIKKEIPDVPIVGWLSENSKVRLADIEGKSAYDLDKLFVKEIDSL from the coding sequence ATGAAGATAGCAGTTACAGGTAAGGGCGGTGTTGGAAAGACAACCATCGCTGGAGCGCTTGCCAGATTGTATAATGATAAAGGTTATAAAGTTTTGGCGGTTGACGCTGATCCGGATGCTAATTTGGCCTCGGCTATTATTGGGGCGTCAAGATTACGGGAAAAAATTGTACCCATATCATATATGAAAAAACTGATTGAGGAACGTACGGGAGCAAAACTAGGCACCATGGGAAGTTTTTTTAAGATAAATCCAAAAGTTGATGATATTCCTGAAAAGGTAGGGGTGAAGTTTTTAGGCATAAGGCTTCTGGTTTTAGGTGGAGTAGAAAAAGGGGGAAGCGGTTGCATCTGCCCCGAAAGTGCACTTTTGCGGAGTTTAATGAGAAATTTGCTTTTTGAGCGAGATGAAGTGGTTGTCATGGATATGGAAGCGGGTATTGAACACTTAGGAAGAGGAACTGCCGAATCGGTGGATGCTTTTATCGTTGTAGTCGAACCCGGCCTTCGCAGCATAGAGACCGCGAAGTCGATAAGAAGTCTTGCCAAAGACATAGGCATCAAAAAAGTTTTTCTGGTGGTAAACAAGGTTAGAGATGGTGAGAAGAAGCGTATAGAAGAAAAAATAAAAAAAGAAATTCCCGATGTACCTATAGTGGGGTGGCTAAGCGAGAACAGCAAAGTTCGTCTTGCTGATATTGAGGGAAAATCGGCTTACGACCTCGATAAGTTATTTGTAAAAGAGATTGATTCTCTTTGA
- the nuoE gene encoding NADH-quinone oxidoreductase subunit NuoE encodes MACQCKCGKSSGEKLNLSEISDIIERYKDYPGATIPLLQEIQKRFGYLSEDVLDYVSEATGIQLSQLYGVATFYPQFSLIPVGKNVISVCQGTACHVSGAKKITEALADELGIEEGETTHDRQFTLRSVACLGACSLAPVMRMNDETYGRLTPKMVREIIRNIKTKNKSIN; translated from the coding sequence ATGGCATGTCAGTGTAAGTGCGGGAAGTCGAGTGGTGAAAAACTCAATCTCTCTGAAATTTCTGATATTATTGAAAGATATAAAGATTATCCCGGGGCAACTATCCCGTTACTTCAAGAGATTCAGAAAAGGTTCGGTTATCTTTCTGAAGATGTTTTAGACTATGTTTCTGAGGCCACGGGGATTCAGTTGAGTCAGCTTTACGGCGTAGCCACTTTCTACCCGCAGTTTTCTCTTATTCCGGTGGGGAAGAACGTGATTTCAGTATGTCAAGGGACAGCTTGTCACGTGAGCGGGGCGAAGAAAATAACAGAAGCATTGGCCGATGAATTGGGTATTGAAGAAGGCGAGACCACTCATGATCGGCAGTTTACTTTGAGATCAGTTGCCTGTTTGGGAGCTTGTAGTCTTGCTCCCGTTATGAGAATGAATGATGAAACCTACGGACGGCTAACGCCCAAAATGGTTCGAGAAATAATACGCAACATAAAAACTAAAAATAAGTCGATTAATTAA
- a CDS encoding dihydropteroate synthase — protein MLIIGEKINVMSMTIGPAMKNRDPKPIQDLAVAQVEAGANVLDINIGPARKNGAEIMEWVVKTVQDAVDVMLCLDTTNAEAMEAGLKVCKKQPIINSASGEPNRLETMMSLAAKYEANVIGLTMTETGIPRDANERLAIAVDIMTKMAEKGVPMENLYLDPLILPVAVAQEQAQEAIEAIKMFRQLNDPPIKTVVGLSNISNGAPAETKPLLDRTYLTMLATVGLDAAIADPFDKELMDAVKTVRILRNEVLYCHSYLD, from the coding sequence ATGTTAATAATTGGAGAAAAAATTAATGTTATGTCAATGACTATAGGCCCTGCCATGAAAAATCGAGATCCCAAGCCAATTCAAGATTTAGCGGTTGCTCAAGTTGAAGCTGGCGCTAATGTTTTAGACATAAACATTGGACCAGCACGTAAGAACGGTGCGGAAATAATGGAATGGGTTGTGAAGACCGTTCAGGATGCGGTCGATGTAATGCTTTGTTTGGATACTACCAACGCGGAAGCGATGGAAGCAGGGTTGAAGGTTTGTAAGAAACAGCCAATTATAAATTCTGCTTCCGGGGAGCCCAATAGGCTTGAAACAATGATGAGTTTGGCTGCAAAGTATGAGGCTAACGTAATTGGATTAACTATGACTGAGACGGGCATTCCGCGAGACGCAAATGAAAGATTAGCAATAGCCGTTGATATTATGACGAAAATGGCTGAAAAAGGAGTCCCAATGGAGAATCTTTACCTGGACCCATTGATTCTTCCGGTTGCTGTTGCTCAAGAGCAAGCTCAGGAAGCAATTGAAGCGATAAAGATGTTTAGGCAGTTAAATGACCCTCCGATTAAAACGGTTGTCGGATTAAGCAATATTTCGAATGGAGCACCTGCTGAAACTAAGCCGCTTTTGGATAGAACATATCTTACCATGCTTGCAACTGTTGGACTGGATGCGGCAATTGCCGATCCTTTTGATAAGGAATTAATGGATGCAGTTAAAACAGTGAGGATATTAAGAAATGAAGTTCTTTACTGTCACTCTTATCTGGATTAG
- the nuoF gene encoding NADH-quinone oxidoreductase subunit NuoF — MAKGKQTKVFICTGTGCVLSGSEKVKTAFKNELKKRKILEIDIVQTGCHGFCQQGPIVVIQPTGVFYPRVSVENVPRIVEEHLVGGKVVEDLLYEDSLTNKKIPLYKDINFYKKQNRIVLRNCGLIDPENVDDYIEHGGYKAFKKVLSEMAPEDVVEEIKASGLRGRGGAGFPTGLKWDFARKASGDIKYIICNADEGDPGAFMDRSVLEGDPHSILEGMMIAGYAIGATEGYIYARAEYPLAVKRLRIAVEQARKKGFLGKNILGSSLNFEIKIKEGAGAFVCGEETALMASIEGKRGMPRIRPPFPAQSGLWGKPTNINNVETLANIAWIITNGADKFAAIGTGKSKGTKIFAITGKVKNGGLVEVPMGTTLRDIIFDICGGIKEDKEFKAVQIGGPSGGCLPAKFLDISIDYESLTETGAIVGSGGMVVMDESSCIVDLAKYFLAFTQKESCGKCVPCRIGTKRMFEMLQRMTRGESSEEEIVLLEQLAQDVKVSSLCGLGQTAPNPVLTMLKYFREEFEEHVKEGKCRAGVCSELIAYVIKENVCKGCGVCKKHCPVGAISGEKKHPHEIDIEKCVKCGICMQHCPFDAIYIAK, encoded by the coding sequence ATGGCTAAAGGAAAACAAACCAAGGTTTTTATATGCACGGGGACGGGCTGTGTTTTAAGCGGTTCTGAAAAAGTAAAAACTGCTTTTAAGAACGAGCTTAAGAAACGAAAAATTTTGGAAATTGATATTGTTCAGACCGGTTGTCATGGTTTTTGTCAACAGGGCCCAATCGTTGTTATCCAGCCTACGGGGGTTTTTTATCCGAGAGTATCTGTGGAAAATGTTCCTCGCATCGTCGAAGAGCATTTGGTTGGGGGCAAAGTTGTTGAGGACTTGCTTTATGAAGATTCATTGACGAACAAAAAAATTCCTCTTTATAAGGATATAAATTTTTATAAAAAGCAAAACAGAATTGTTCTTCGGAACTGTGGCTTAATCGATCCCGAAAATGTAGATGATTATATTGAACATGGGGGTTATAAAGCTTTTAAAAAAGTTTTAAGCGAGATGGCTCCCGAAGATGTAGTCGAAGAAATTAAGGCTTCGGGCTTAAGGGGTCGCGGTGGAGCCGGGTTTCCCACCGGGCTTAAATGGGATTTTGCCCGAAAAGCCTCCGGTGATATAAAGTACATAATTTGTAATGCTGATGAAGGGGATCCCGGAGCTTTTATGGACAGGAGTGTTTTGGAAGGCGATCCGCATAGCATTCTGGAAGGAATGATGATTGCTGGTTACGCTATCGGGGCTACTGAGGGATACATTTATGCTAGGGCTGAATATCCCTTAGCCGTTAAAAGATTAAGAATTGCCGTTGAGCAAGCCAGGAAGAAAGGTTTTTTGGGCAAGAATATTTTGGGCAGTTCTTTAAATTTCGAGATTAAGATAAAAGAAGGAGCCGGTGCTTTTGTTTGCGGGGAAGAGACAGCTCTTATGGCTTCAATTGAGGGCAAAAGGGGAATGCCCCGCATTCGTCCGCCTTTTCCGGCTCAATCCGGTCTTTGGGGGAAGCCCACCAACATCAATAACGTTGAAACACTTGCAAATATTGCCTGGATAATAACAAATGGGGCCGACAAATTTGCGGCTATTGGAACAGGCAAGAGTAAAGGCACCAAGATTTTTGCAATTACAGGCAAAGTTAAGAATGGCGGATTGGTTGAGGTTCCCATGGGGACAACTCTTAGAGATATAATATTCGACATTTGTGGCGGGATAAAGGAAGATAAGGAATTTAAAGCGGTTCAGATAGGTGGCCCATCCGGCGGATGCCTTCCGGCTAAATTTCTCGATATATCAATAGATTACGAGTCTCTAACTGAGACAGGAGCTATTGTGGGTTCCGGCGGGATGGTTGTTATGGATGAGAGCTCCTGCATAGTGGATTTAGCGAAATACTTTTTGGCTTTTACTCAGAAAGAATCATGTGGGAAGTGTGTCCCTTGCCGTATTGGAACGAAGCGAATGTTTGAGATGCTTCAACGGATGACCAGGGGGGAAAGTAGTGAGGAGGAAATTGTTCTCTTAGAACAGTTAGCTCAAGATGTTAAGGTTTCGTCGCTCTGTGGTTTGGGGCAAACAGCTCCCAATCCGGTGCTTACAATGCTTAAATATTTTCGCGAAGAGTTTGAGGAGCATGTTAAAGAAGGAAAATGTCGAGCAGGAGTGTGTTCCGAGCTTATTGCCTATGTTATTAAAGAGAATGTTTGTAAGGGTTGTGGTGTTTGTAAAAAACACTGTCCGGTGGGTGCTATAAGCGGGGAAAAGAAACATCCGCACGAAATAGATATCGAGAAGTGTGTAAAATGTGGCATTTGTATGCAACACTGCCCATTTGATGCAATATATATTGCAAAGTAA
- a CDS encoding CBS domain-containing protein, which yields MIVKDIMTKGAASIYPDATAKEAANVMKKKKVGSLLVVDDEELLGIITDRMIATEVVAVGLDIKKTKVRDFMHESVVSVSPEMEAAKAAKLLEELEIRYLPVTVNGKVVGMLSLSDIANFIRDFISCILIEVGARVTKRKEE from the coding sequence ATGATTGTTAAAGATATTATGACTAAGGGAGCTGCATCAATTTATCCGGATGCTACCGCTAAAGAAGCAGCAAACGTAATGAAGAAAAAGAAAGTAGGCTCGCTTTTGGTCGTCGATGACGAAGAACTTCTTGGGATAATTACCGACAGAATGATAGCAACTGAGGTTGTTGCCGTTGGTTTGGATATCAAGAAGACCAAAGTGAGAGATTTCATGCATGAGAGTGTTGTCTCAGTTTCTCCGGAAATGGAGGCGGCAAAGGCCGCTAAATTGCTTGAGGAGTTGGAGATAAGGTATTTGCCGGTAACGGTCAACGGAAAAGTTGTCGGGATGCTTTCTCTCTCTGATATAGCGAATTTTATCAGGGATTTTATCAGCTGCATATTAATTGAGGTTGGAGCCCGAGTTACAAAAAGAAAAGAAGAGTAA